One Prodigiosinella aquatilis DNA window includes the following coding sequences:
- a CDS encoding amino acid ABC transporter permease/ATP-binding protein, with the protein MNDPFSWWYQLWQAKTTLAQGFMVTVLSSGLAIIGGTVMGTLIGVVITFGHRLLRLLLRLYIDVIRGTPVLVLVLACFYIAPAVGWNIGAFEAGVLALTLFCSSHVAEIVRGALQAVPKGQSEAAKAIALTFYQDLWYVQLPQALRQILPTWVNSAAEIVKASTLLSVIGVADLLLSSQQIIARTFMTLPFYAFAGLLFFIINFSIECLGRYLEKKSEASMNQTVVTATSGTPLLTTNNLHKRYDTVEVLKGVDLCMNKSDVVTLIGSSGSGKTTLLRCVNLLEEFQQGDILLNNQRIGYHEKNRQRVRHSEKVIAQHRAMTGMAFQQFNLFPHLSALENVTLGLLKVKKMHKDEAIATAERWLDRVGLLARRDHFPGQLSGGQQQRVAIARAIAMNPSLMLFDEVTSALDPELVGEVLAVVKSLAEEGMTMLLVTHEMRFAYEVSDRIIFMNQGRIEEEGTPEQLFHHPQSPRLVEFLKHSHF; encoded by the coding sequence ATGAATGATCCTTTTAGCTGGTGGTACCAACTGTGGCAGGCCAAAACAACCCTTGCCCAGGGATTTATGGTCACTGTGCTGAGTTCCGGGCTGGCTATTATCGGTGGTACGGTCATGGGTACGTTGATCGGCGTAGTCATCACCTTTGGTCATCGCCTGTTACGCCTGTTATTGCGTTTATACATTGATGTGATTCGTGGTACGCCGGTACTGGTCCTGGTGTTGGCCTGCTTTTATATTGCGCCGGCTGTCGGCTGGAACATCGGTGCGTTCGAAGCGGGGGTTCTGGCACTGACTCTGTTCTGTAGTTCGCACGTAGCGGAGATTGTCCGTGGGGCGTTACAGGCGGTTCCTAAAGGCCAAAGCGAGGCCGCGAAAGCGATTGCCCTGACCTTTTATCAAGACCTGTGGTATGTGCAGCTGCCGCAAGCACTAAGACAAATTCTGCCAACCTGGGTCAACTCTGCGGCGGAAATTGTCAAGGCGTCCACCTTGCTTTCTGTCATCGGGGTGGCGGATCTACTGCTGAGTTCTCAACAGATTATCGCCCGAACCTTTATGACCCTGCCGTTCTATGCTTTCGCCGGCTTGCTGTTTTTCATCATCAACTTTTCCATTGAGTGCCTGGGGCGTTATCTGGAAAAAAAGAGTGAGGCTTCCATGAATCAGACTGTAGTAACCGCGACTTCAGGCACGCCACTGCTTACGACCAACAATCTACATAAGCGTTATGACACGGTGGAAGTGTTGAAAGGCGTCGATCTCTGTATGAATAAAAGCGATGTGGTGACGCTCATTGGTTCCAGTGGTTCTGGAAAAACCACATTGCTACGTTGTGTCAACCTGCTGGAAGAGTTTCAGCAAGGGGATATTTTATTAAATAATCAACGCATCGGTTATCACGAAAAAAACCGGCAGCGGGTTCGCCATTCCGAGAAAGTCATCGCGCAGCATCGAGCCATGACCGGTATGGCATTTCAGCAGTTCAATCTTTTTCCTCATCTCTCTGCCCTGGAAAATGTCACGTTGGGGCTGCTTAAAGTTAAAAAGATGCACAAGGATGAAGCGATAGCCACTGCTGAACGGTGGCTGGATCGGGTTGGATTGTTGGCTCGGCGAGATCATTTTCCCGGCCAGCTCTCGGGTGGTCAGCAACAGCGTGTGGCCATCGCCCGTGCTATTGCCATGAATCCGAGCCTGATGTTGTTTGATGAAGTGACCTCCGCGCTGGATCCGGAATTGGTGGGAGAAGTGCTGGCGGTGGTGAAAAGTCTGGCGGAAGAGGGCATGACCATGCTGTTGGTCACACATGAAATGCGTTTTGCCTATGAAGTTTCAGACCGGATTATTTTTATGAATCAGGGGCGCATCGAGGAAGAGGGAACACCGGAACAGCTTTTCCATCATCCACAATCGCCGCGTTTAGTCGAATTTCTTAAACATTCTCATTTTTAA
- a CDS encoding transporter substrate-binding domain-containing protein, translated as MNINVFSGKNKKLGCLLLSGVMLFAYATSGYAAKLEDVLKRGYLIVGTGSTNAPWGFLGANGQLQGFDIDIARIIAKGLFNDLNKVQFVQQSSDARIPNLLTDKVDLTCQGMTVTAQRAQQVDFTIPYYREGVALLLLANSKYKQVDDMKAAGTSLRVAVLQNVYAEQLVHQALPKATVAQYDSVDLMYQALNSGRADAVATDQSSARWLMVQTPGHYRSPDYAWSPQSYSCAIKRGDQEWENYLNTALHEAMTGVDFGDYATAYKKWFGVSLPSPAIGFPVEYK; from the coding sequence ATGAACATAAACGTATTTTCAGGGAAAAATAAAAAACTGGGCTGTTTGTTGCTGAGTGGCGTGATGCTATTTGCCTATGCCACTTCTGGATATGCCGCCAAGTTAGAGGATGTTTTAAAGCGAGGTTATTTGATCGTCGGTACTGGAAGTACCAATGCACCGTGGGGATTTTTAGGGGCAAATGGTCAATTGCAGGGATTTGATATTGATATCGCAAGAATCATTGCCAAGGGATTGTTTAACGATCTGAACAAAGTGCAGTTTGTACAACAATCCTCGGATGCCCGTATTCCAAATCTGTTGACGGACAAAGTGGATTTAACCTGCCAAGGCATGACAGTCACTGCTCAGCGGGCCCAACAGGTCGATTTCACTATTCCTTATTATCGGGAAGGCGTGGCGTTGCTGTTACTGGCAAACAGCAAGTATAAACAGGTTGATGATATGAAGGCGGCCGGTACTTCGCTGCGTGTCGCAGTATTGCAGAATGTCTATGCCGAACAGTTGGTGCATCAGGCATTACCCAAAGCGACTGTTGCGCAGTATGACAGTGTTGACTTGATGTATCAGGCGTTGAATTCGGGACGGGCAGATGCTGTTGCTACCGATCAGTCGTCCGCACGCTGGCTGATGGTCCAAACTCCTGGGCATTATCGCTCTCCTGACTATGCCTGGAGCCCGCAAAGCTATTCCTGTGCGATAAAACGTGGCGATCAGGAGTGGGAAAACTATCTCAATACCGCCTTACATGAAGCCATGACCGGGGTAGATTTCGGTGACTATGCCACTGCCTATAAGAAATGGTTTGGTGTTTCCCTGCCATCACCGGCAATCGGATTCCCGGTGGAATATAAATAA
- a CDS encoding amino acid ABC transporter permease, translated as MNYQLNFAPVWQNFDLLLSGLCLGLELSLLSIVLGCVLGLTSAFCMLSRHASLRWLALIYVTVVRNLPILILILMIYFALPSLGIMLDQIGSFIVTLSLYAGAYLTEVFRAGLLNIPAGQREAGQAIGLKEWQIKRYIVIPIMFRNVLPSLSNNFISLFKDTSLAATIAVPELTFYARKINLESYRVIETWLVTSLLYIVSCYLIARALRMVEQRLALAR; from the coding sequence ATGAATTATCAACTTAATTTTGCACCGGTGTGGCAAAATTTCGATCTGCTGCTATCGGGATTGTGCCTGGGGCTTGAACTGTCGTTGCTTTCGATTGTTCTGGGGTGCGTGCTGGGGCTCACTTCGGCATTTTGTATGTTATCCAGACACGCCTCGTTACGTTGGCTGGCGTTGATTTATGTCACCGTGGTGCGCAACCTGCCGATTCTGATCCTGATTCTGATGATCTACTTCGCCTTACCGAGCCTCGGTATCATGCTCGATCAGATCGGATCGTTCATTGTCACGCTGTCTCTCTATGCTGGCGCTTATCTGACCGAGGTGTTCCGGGCCGGATTGCTGAATATTCCGGCTGGACAACGTGAAGCCGGGCAGGCCATCGGGCTGAAAGAGTGGCAGATCAAGCGTTATATCGTCATTCCCATTATGTTTCGCAACGTGCTGCCATCACTGAGTAATAATTTTATCTCGCTGTTTAAAGACACTTCTTTGGCAGCGACTATCGCGGTGCCAGAACTGACGTTCTATGCCCGTAAGATCAATCTGGAAAGCTATCGGGTGATTGAAACCTGGCTGGTGACCAGTTTGCTTTACATCGTGAGCTGCTACCTGATTGCCCGCGCATTGCGGATGGTCGAACAGCGATTGGCATTGGCGCGTTAG